The DNA region AGCGCCGCCATCCCGGGCAGGTCCTCGCGCGTGCGGTACGCCGCGTAGCCCTCGCATCGGTCGAGCTGGAGCGCCATCGCGCTCTCGCGGTCGTCCTCCATCGCGACGAACTGGCAGGCGGTGGCGAGCAGCAGGTTGTAGGCGAACGGCGCCTCGCCGCCGAAACCCGCCGCGAGCAGGCGGCCGATCCCGGTGTTCATGGTCGGCACGGCGGCGGCGACCGACGGACCGAACAGGGCCAGGCGTCGCGCCGAACCGGGATAGCGGCGCAGCACGGTCCGCACGGTCGGCAGGAATTCGTCGAACCAGTCCCGCCACGACAAGGTCTCGTCGGGCAGCGTCAGTTCGCCGACCACCCGGTCCAGCACCGCGACGACGACCGTGTCCCGGTCGCCGACGTGGTGGTAGACCACCGCGGGATAGGCGTCGACAGCGGCCGCGAGCTGCCGCAGCGTCCAGTTCTCCAGGCCCGACTCGGCCGACAGCTCCAGCGCGGCGTCGACGATCCGGTCCCTGGTGACGGCCGGCCGTCCGGAAGCCGCGCGGGACCTCGGCCGGGAACCCGCGTCTTCGGAGAAAGTCGGCATGCGGGCTACCGTATCCGCATTCGGCTGGTCGGACGGCGGGGGCTTCCGGCAGGATCAGGCCATGCCCCGCGCGCGTGTGAACGGTCTCGAACTCGAGTACGACACCTTCGGCTCCCCCGCGGATCCGCCACTGGTCCTGGTGATGGGACTCGGCGCCCAGATGGTGACGTGGGAGGCCGGCTTCTGCGAACTGCTCGCCGAGGGCGGGTTCCACGTCGTCCGCTTCGACAACCGCGACATCGGTCTCTCGTCCTATCTGGACGATCTGCCCGCGCCCGATCTGGCCGCGCTCGCCGCGGGCGACCTCGCCTCCGCACCGTATCTGCTGTCCGATCTCGCCGCCGA from Amycolatopsis sp. EV170708-02-1 includes:
- a CDS encoding TetR/AcrR family transcriptional regulator, encoding MPTFSEDAGSRPRSRAASGRPAVTRDRIVDAALELSAESGLENWTLRQLAAAVDAYPAVVYHHVGDRDTVVVAVLDRVVGELTLPDETLSWRDWFDEFLPTVRTVLRRYPGSARRLALFGPSVAAAVPTMNTGIGRLLAAGFGGEAPFAYNLLLATACQFVAMEDDRESAMALQLDRCEGYAAYRTREDLPGMAALGESISELVADPDLAAGYYERLYHYAVQRCLDGLELRLTQLNAIGRLTEP